One genomic window of Oncorhynchus kisutch isolate 150728-3 linkage group LG26, Okis_V2, whole genome shotgun sequence includes the following:
- the LOC109870905 gene encoding peptidyl-prolyl cis-trans isomerase G, translated as MGIKVQRPRCFFDIGISNVLVGRVVVELFSDVCPKTCENFRCLCTGEKGIGKGTQKPLHYKGCLFHRIVKDFMIQGGDFSEGNGKGGESIYGGFFEDESFSVKHNKEYLLSMANRGKDTNGSQFFITTKPTPHLDGVHVVFGQVISGQEVVQTMESQKTDTGSRPYSEVKVMNCGELIPKSKAKKEEKKRLKAVSSGSDSSSDSDSSDDDSSESEGESDKESKKRKKRHKKESKKKKDKKQKKKKDKKKSEAGSGDEKEEEVTSTVRPEEIPVIPENSFLMRRSPQQQKEEFGKEREKKRERERPRERMFHCQSAYQRSLLMTRSGRTIKGRGPRRYRTPSHSRSRSRDRFQRSETPPHWRHEMQRAQRAPRASSGDRWIKGDKGDMTEDKNESGIAPRGRERKTSENKHEHAAEIPSKNREEKKGRSHRSKSKEKETSKTEDKHNKHKAKKAKSRSRSKSKEKSGRSKSRERDQKHSKGDDKRGRLRSKDRNVKEKATESGTQDSVRSKEHSKPTEADKNREETKGRNGEKLKAKSRSKERNSGKDRNRSLSRSRDRGRHASSRDKEQGRDRERGRERSKSNERRRHREREDKRRGRSKSRDQTRSPDKVKSRDSRRGRRSRSKSNNRDHSKDGSSHQRKNRDSEDTHRRRRSKSSNSESEGEGKGKDRGRKSPISKKKREGSPEKETSHKSKDTGKSPERNRKSKSQEKDKNHSKKKKYSSSSDD; from the exons ATGGGAATAAAAGTTCAGCGTCCACGCTGCTTTTTTGACATTGGCATCAGCAACGTGCTGG TTGGCAGAGTTGTGGTAGAATTGTTTTCTGACGTCTGCCCCAAAACCTGTGAGAACTTTCGATGCCTCTGCACAG GTGAGAAAGGAATTGGAAAAGGTACACAAAAACCTCTGCATTACAAAGGATGCCTATTCCACAGAATTGTGAAGGACTTCATGATTCAAGGAGGAGACTTCAGTGAAG GCAATGGAAAAGGAGGGGAATCTATCTATGGAGGATTCTTTGAAG ATGAAAGCTTCTCTGTCAAACATAACAAGGAGTACCTCCTGTCAATGGCAAACAGGGGTAAAGATACCAATGGATCCCAGTTTTTCAT AACAACAAAACCCACACCGCACTTGGATGG TGTCCATGTGGTTTTTGGCCAAGTGATCTCTGGCCAAGAGGTCGTTCAGACAATGGAGAGTCAAAAGACAGATACTGGCAGTAGACCATACTCTGAAGTGAAAGTTATGAACTGTGGAgagctcattccaaaatcaaaAG CCAAGAAAGAAGAGAAGAAAAGACTAAAGGCCGTCTCCAGTGGCAGCGACAGCTCAAGTGACTCTGACAGTTCTGACGATGACTCTTCTGAATCTGAGGGTGAATCTGATAAGGAATCCAAGAAACGGAAGAAGAGGCACAAGAAAGAGTCCAAGAAAAAGAAGGACaagaaacagaagaagaagaaagataaAAAAAA GTCTGAGGCTGGCAGTGGTgatgagaaagaggaagaggttaCGTCTACGGTACGGCCAGAGGAAATCCCTGTTATCCCAGAAAATAGTTTCCTTATGAGGAGAAGTCCTCAGCAGCAAAAAGAAGAGTTTGGAAAGGAGAgggaaaaaaagagggagagggaaaggccTAGGGAGAG AATGTTTCATTGTCAGTCAGCATATCAGAGGAGCCTTCTGATGACAAGATCAGGCAGGACGATTAAAGGCAGAGGTCCAAGA CGGTACCGAACTCCGTCACACTCCAGGTCGAGGTCAAGGGACCGTTTCCAGCGTAGTGAGACTCCTCCACACTGGCGCCATGAGATGCAGCGTGCACAAAGGGCACCAAGAGCATCCAGCGGAGACCGTTGGATAAAGGGTGACAA GGGTGACATGACAGAGGACAAGAATGAGAGTGGCATAGCtccaagaggaagagagaggaagacctCTGAAAACAAGCATGAACACGCTGCTGAAATCCCGAGTAAAAACCGAGAGGAGAAGAAAGGTCGCTCCCATAGATCCAAGAGCAAAGAAAAGGAAACTTCTAAAACTGAAGACAAGCACAACAAACACAAGGCAAAGAAGGCCAAATCTCGAAGCCGCAGTAAGAGCAAAGAGAAAAGTGGTAGGTCCAAAAGCAGAGAGAGGGATCAGAAACATAGCAAAGGGGATGATAAGAGGGGCCGCCTAAGAAGCAAGGACAGAAACGTCAAAGAAAAAGCCACAGAGTCTGGAACTCAAGACAGTGTTAGAAGTAAAGAACACTCTAAACCCACTGAGGCTGACAAGAACCGAGAGGAGACCAAAGGAAGAAATGGTGAGAAGCTTAAGGCAAAGTCTAGAAGCAAGGAGAGGAACTCTGGAAAGGACAGAAACCGATCTCTCAGCAGAAGCAGGGACCGGGGGAGACATGCCTCATCTCGAGACAAAGAGCAAGGACGGGACAGAGAGCGAGGTAGGGAGCGCAGTAAGAGCAATGAAAGACGGcgccacagagagagggaggacaaaaGGAGAGGTAGATCCAAGAGCCGAGACCAGACAAGGAGTCCAGACAAGGTTAAGAGCAGAGACTCCCGTAGAGGCAGGCGCTCCAGGAGTAAGAGCAACAATCGAGACCATAGCAAAGACGGTTCATCTCATCAGAGGAAGAACAGAGACAGTGAAGACACTCACAGACGAAGGAGGTCCAAGAGCAGCAACTCTGAGAGTGAAGGGGAGGGCAAAGGGAAGGACAGGGGTAGAAAGAGCCCCATCTCCAAGAAGAAAAGGGAGGGAAGCCCAGAAAAGGAGACCTCTCACAAGTCCAAAGACACAGGGAAAAGCCCTGAGCGGAATCGAAAGTCAAAGAGCCAAGAGAAGGATAAAAACCACAGCAAGAAAAAGAAGTACAGCTCAAGTTCTGATGACTGA